The following proteins come from a genomic window of Leucoraja erinacea ecotype New England chromosome 1, Leri_hhj_1, whole genome shotgun sequence:
- the LOC129699985 gene encoding ferritin heavy chain, oocyte isoform-like, with amino-acid sequence MEIQNVPGDWILVKDIRKPEIYEWNNALVAMQSALQMEMDMKRSLLDLNKLSTQHTDTHLRDFLESHYMDEQVKMTKKLGNHVNNLKRLRAPENDLGEYMFNKLSLE; translated from the coding sequence ATGGAAATCCAGAATGTGCCCGGGGACTGGATCTTGGTCAAGGACATCAGGAAGCCAGAAATATATGAGTGGAATAATGCTCTGGTGGCAATGCAGAGTGCTCTGCAGATGGAGATGGACATGAAGCGGAGTCTGCTGGATCTAAACAAGCTCTCTACTCAGCACACTGACACTCATCTGCGTGACTTCTTGGAGAGCCATTACATGGATGAGCAAGTGAAGATGACCAAGAAGCTTGGAAATCATGTCAACAATCTGAAGAGATTGAGAGCCCCTGAGAATGACCTGGGAGAGTACATGTTTAACAAGCTGTCCCTGGAGTGA